A single genomic interval of Nostoc commune NIES-4072 harbors:
- a CDS encoding HhoA/HhoB/HtrA family serine endopeptidase yields MKLSLKQLAIYVFLLAFGCGAGLFGSRYFLLKNSSFQQLRNVTMASPPESVVPNSSNGAIGATGGDNVNFIATAVQKVGPAVVRINATRKVANPISDALKNPLLRRFFGEDEQPIPQERIERGTGSGFILSEDGELLTNAHVVADTDTVQVTLKDGRSLEGKVVGVDSVTDVAVVKIKADHLPTVKLGNSQNLIPGQWAIAIGNPLGLDNTVTIGIVSATDRTSTQVGVPDKRVSFIQTDAAINPGNSGGPLLNAQGEVIGVNTAIRADAQGLGFAIPIETAARIANELFTKGRVQHPFLGIEMADLSPIRKQQINQEKQINIQQEAGIVIKEVTEDSPAKRGGLLPGDVIQKVNGKPVKTSAQVQKLVESTTVGDILAIEVNRSGKIQTFKVQSGAYPERK; encoded by the coding sequence ATGAAGTTATCCTTAAAGCAACTGGCGATTTATGTATTTTTACTGGCGTTTGGCTGTGGTGCAGGTTTATTTGGCAGTCGCTATTTCCTGCTCAAAAATTCCTCGTTCCAGCAGTTAAGAAATGTAACAATGGCTTCGCCTCCAGAATCTGTAGTACCAAATTCTTCTAACGGAGCAATTGGGGCTACTGGGGGCGATAATGTGAATTTTATTGCGACGGCAGTGCAAAAAGTTGGCCCGGCGGTTGTGCGAATTAATGCCACGCGTAAAGTCGCTAATCCTATTTCTGACGCTTTGAAAAATCCCCTCTTGCGGCGATTCTTTGGAGAGGATGAGCAACCAATTCCCCAAGAACGCATTGAGCGCGGTACAGGATCGGGATTTATTTTGAGCGAGGATGGAGAATTACTGACTAACGCTCATGTGGTAGCTGATACAGATACAGTACAAGTCACCCTCAAAGATGGTCGCAGTCTAGAGGGGAAGGTGGTAGGAGTTGATTCGGTGACAGATGTGGCGGTGGTAAAAATAAAAGCGGATCATTTACCGACAGTAAAGTTAGGCAATTCGCAAAACTTAATACCAGGACAATGGGCGATCGCTATTGGCAATCCTCTTGGTTTAGATAATACTGTCACTATTGGCATCGTCAGCGCGACAGATCGTACAAGTACTCAGGTTGGTGTCCCAGATAAGCGAGTCAGCTTTATCCAAACTGATGCCGCAATTAACCCTGGTAATTCTGGTGGCCCCTTGTTAAACGCCCAAGGCGAAGTGATTGGTGTTAACACAGCCATCCGCGCTGATGCTCAAGGACTCGGTTTCGCTATCCCTATCGAAACCGCCGCGCGCATCGCTAATGAACTTTTTACCAAAGGGCGTGTACAACATCCCTTTTTGGGTATTGAAATGGCAGACCTTTCTCCCATCAGAAAACAGCAGATTAATCAAGAAAAACAGATCAACATTCAGCAGGAAGCTGGGATTGTAATTAAAGAAGTCACAGAGGATTCCCCAGCCAAGCGTGGAGGACTGCTTCCTGGAGACGTGATTCAAAAAGTTAACGGTAAACCAGTCAAAACCTCAGCCCAAGTCCAGAAGCTTGTAGAGTCTACCACAGTTGGCGACATCTTAGCGATCGAAGTCAACCGTAGCGGTAAAATTCAAACCTTCAAAGTACAATCAGGAGCTTATCCTGAAAGAAAGTAG
- a CDS encoding DUF760 domain-containing protein → MVFNPDFLNDNSEEHPNQLLSDHSEQYPNQLLKYLQHQSPDVLARIAQSASPEIKQIISQNVQGLVGMLPPENFNVQITTDRENLAGLLASAMMTGYFLRQMEQRMQLENLSNGQ, encoded by the coding sequence ATGGTGTTTAATCCTGACTTTTTAAATGACAACTCTGAGGAACACCCTAATCAACTTCTTTCAGACCACTCTGAGCAATACCCCAATCAGCTACTCAAATATCTACAGCATCAGTCTCCTGATGTTTTAGCCAGGATTGCTCAGTCCGCTAGCCCCGAAATTAAACAAATCATCTCGCAAAATGTCCAAGGGCTTGTGGGAATGCTCCCGCCAGAGAATTTCAACGTGCAAATCACAACAGACCGGGAGAATTTAGCTGGGCTTCTAGCGTCGGCCATGATGACAGGGTATTTTCTGCGTCAGATGGAACAAAGAATGCAGTTAGAGAATTTGTCTAATGGTCAATAG
- the scpB gene encoding SMC-Scp complex subunit ScpB: protein MITATATKIEAILYLKGKPLSLGEIAEYAACDRATVKEGIIELMDNYAHRDSALEVVETPDGYSLQLRSDFHDLVQTMIPVELGVGALRTLAAIALNSPILQSDLINLRGSGVYQHVPELVELGFIRKRRDSDSRSYSLQVTPKFHQYFQIEQLPQILSTSQKEEQLELELEGVGSGE, encoded by the coding sequence ATGATTACAGCCACAGCGACAAAGATAGAAGCAATTCTGTATTTAAAGGGTAAACCCTTGTCGCTCGGCGAAATTGCCGAGTATGCCGCGTGCGATCGCGCCACTGTCAAAGAAGGCATAATTGAACTAATGGACAACTATGCCCACCGAGATAGCGCCCTAGAGGTAGTAGAAACTCCAGATGGTTACAGTTTGCAACTACGGTCTGATTTTCATGACTTAGTGCAAACTATGATACCAGTAGAATTGGGAGTAGGTGCATTGCGAACTTTAGCTGCGATCGCCCTAAATAGTCCCATACTCCAAAGCGACTTGATTAACCTACGCGGTTCAGGAGTATATCAGCACGTTCCAGAACTCGTAGAACTTGGTTTCATCCGAAAGCGCCGAGACAGCGACTCTCGCTCCTATTCACTCCAAGTAACCCCAAAATTTCATCAATATTTCCAAATCGAACAACTCCCCCAAATTCTTTCTACTAGCCAGAAGGAAGAACAACTAGAACTCGAACTGGAGGGAGTGGGGAGTGGGGAGTAG
- the ispD gene encoding 2-C-methyl-D-erythritol 4-phosphate cytidylyltransferase — protein MYLLIPAAGTGKRMGSNRNKLLLVVRSQPIIAWTLLAAEAASTISWIGIISQPTDWPDFNAILADLKLTKPVELITGGSTRQESVYNGLQALPVAAEQVLIHDGARCLATPDLFNSCAQAIRHCPGLIAGVPVKDTIKVVDEQGIIQKTPDRRQLWAAQTPQGFDVKLLKQCHAEGVRQGWEVTDDAALFEKCGIEVRIVEGEETNLKVTTPQDLAIAEFILTTRGIGN, from the coding sequence GTGTATTTACTAATTCCAGCTGCGGGAACCGGAAAAAGAATGGGTAGTAACCGCAATAAACTCCTGCTAGTCGTGCGATCGCAACCAATTATTGCTTGGACTTTATTAGCCGCAGAAGCCGCCAGTACAATCAGTTGGATCGGAATTATTTCTCAGCCTACCGATTGGCCAGACTTCAACGCAATTCTCGCCGATCTGAAGTTGACTAAACCAGTGGAATTGATTACAGGTGGCTCCACCCGCCAAGAGTCTGTTTACAATGGCTTGCAGGCGTTACCAGTAGCCGCAGAACAAGTGTTGATTCATGATGGGGCTAGATGCCTGGCCACACCAGATTTATTTAACTCTTGTGCCCAAGCCATTCGCCATTGTCCCGGTTTAATTGCTGGTGTACCCGTTAAAGACACCATTAAAGTTGTTGATGAACAAGGCATAATTCAAAAAACACCCGACAGACGGCAATTATGGGCAGCACAAACTCCCCAAGGATTTGATGTAAAATTGTTGAAACAGTGCCACGCTGAAGGTGTTCGTCAAGGTTGGGAAGTAACTGACGACGCGGCTTTATTTGAAAAATGTGGTATTGAAGTGCGAATTGTCGAGGGAGAAGAGACAAATTTAAAAGTGACAACTCCCCAAGATTTAGCGATCGCAGAATTTATCTTAACAACTAGAGGGATTGGGAATTAG